The window TGGGACTGGTGGCAGCCCTTTTGTGGCAGATATCTCCACAAATTCTTCTTCTTCAACAGCCTCCATGGTGTCATCCTTCACTGACCCCTTTTTTGTGGTGGAGACTTTGTGCATTATCTGGTTCTCCTTTGAGTTGCTTGTCCGCTTCTTTGCCTGTCCCAGTAAGCCCACCTTTTCTAAAAACATTATGAACATCATTGACATTGTGGCCATTATTCCTTATTTCATTAccctgggcactgagctggctgAGAGACAGGGGAATGGCCAACAGGCAATGTCCCTGGCAATTCTCAGAGTCATTCGACTTGTCAGAGTCTTCCGTATATTCAAGCTGTCTCGGCACTCCAAGGGATTGCAGATCTTGGGGCAAACTCTCAAGGCCAGCATGAGGGAGCTGGGCTTGcttattttcttcctcttcattgGAGTTATCCTGTTTTCTAGTGCTGTCTACTTTGCAGAAGCTGATGATCCCACCTCAAGTTTCAGCAGTATTCCTGATGCCTTTTGGTGGGCTGTAGTGACTATGACTACAGTGGGTTATGGGGACATGCACCCAGTCACTATTGGAGGCAAAATAGTAGGGTCTCTCTGTGCCATAGCTGGGGTATTGACCATTGCTTTGCCTGTGCCGGTGATAGTATCCAACTTCAACTACTTTTATCACCGGGAAACCGAAGGTGAAGAACAAGCTCAATATATGCATGTAGGAAGCTGCCAGCACCTCTCTTCTACTGAGGAACTGAGGAAAGCTCGTAGCAATTCAACTCTCAGCAAGTCAGAGTACATGGTGATAGAAGAGGGAGGCATCAGTAACAGTGCATTCAAACAGGCTGCTTTTAAAACAGGCAATTGCACAGCCACAAACAATCCCAACTGTGTGAATATTAAAAAGATTTTTACAGATGTTTAAAAGATCACCTTCAAGGATATGTAACAATATTACAGAAGGTCTGCGTAGTCAGTATTGTGAGGAACATGCACCATTGTTGATCTTTGTGCTCTTATTTAATACATGTACTTTTCTGATCCTTCCTTCTGAAGAGCAAATGTGAAGATTTTtagaaggaaacaaacaaacaaacagagcttAAGAAAGAGGATAGATAAGAGGATACAAAGAAGAACGTGCTGCTCCCTCCTGAAACAGGTTTTTGTTCTGCGCTATATTTGTTGCAGGGCTTTTGGGTTTTGTTGGAAAACTTGCTTCTTGTCTGATTTGCAGAGAGCAACTATGTTGCTGGTTTTAGTTTCCTTATATATGCACTTGAAAAATATGAGGCTAAAGAAAAGTGAATGTAACCATGTTGCAGACTGCAAAATTTATAGTCATTTAATTTCACAAAGTATCTCTGACACTGCATCGTAAAGTGATGCCTGGTACTGGAACATCTGATGCATGTCATATAAGGGTACAATCTTGATGTCTTTATGCCAGGTTAGAGCCTGTGTGAAATCTGAACCTGTCCTATACTTAGGTGTAATCCTTTTGATATGATGAGATAAAAGTCTTCATTATGATTCTGGATATCTTTGGTCCTCAAACACACAGAATTGTTTCCTTGAATCTGAAATTCTAGCTGCATGGTATAGTG of the Eublepharis macularius isolate TG4126 chromosome 5, MPM_Emac_v1.0, whole genome shotgun sequence genome contains:
- the LOC129330786 gene encoding potassium voltage-gated channel subfamily A member 3-like, whose amino-acid sequence is MDEHLSLLRSPAAPSSCRHPRGGSSGGGGGVVGSSHHNLGYSEQLFPEGSLAGPQEGQEDEEEEDGELEGGMTVVGGEDPLLEESQHPHALLGGERYDHPMAHTLPPPAHHPVGSSGDGEHECCERVVINISGLRFETQLKTLAQFPETLLGDPRKRMRYFDPLRNEYFFDRNRPSFDAILYYYQSGGRIRRPVNVPIDIFSEEIRFYQLGEEAMEKFREDEGFIREEQRPLPEKEFQRQVWLLFEYPESSGPARGIAIVSVLVILISIVIFCLETLPEFRDDRDYDGTAGTFGTGGSPFVADISTNSSSSTASMVSSFTDPFFVVETLCIIWFSFELLVRFFACPSKPTFSKNIMNIIDIVAIIPYFITLGTELAERQGNGQQAMSLAILRVIRLVRVFRIFKLSRHSKGLQILGQTLKASMRELGLLIFFLFIGVILFSSAVYFAEADDPTSSFSSIPDAFWWAVVTMTTVGYGDMHPVTIGGKIVGSLCAIAGVLTIALPVPVIVSNFNYFYHRETEGEEQAQYMHVGSCQHLSSTEELRKARSNSTLSKSEYMVIEEGGISNSAFKQAAFKTGNCTATNNPNCVNIKKIFTDV